One part of the Dyadobacter sp. 676 genome encodes these proteins:
- a CDS encoding T9SS type A sorting domain-containing protein, with amino-acid sequence MDPQGNIVVVYNTTGANAATPGAYQETYGGGTNDGVIAKFNDGSLPDNFAVSATTLAPMTQTACVLGIPAVIEGNAVGVTSPASYTGKVFYQWQKADSPSGPWQDMPGEVFKDLQPLASQTTLYYRRLIKVNAELCSQATVDSSQVASVVISSNVSPIANADGPQWYVCGPGANTVTLNGSASGGSGSYSSYQWYSGSTSTGTPVASTASFTTPAITQATTYTLKITDTAGCVDIDQVTVVPAVANAGTSQSICQGSGGVQIGTPPVASPSVSYAWTSISGDPVSSLSCTTCAQPVANPTSATTYRLTVTVTQKSGATCNTTSDVTVTPVTAPNNTLAFAGADQTICKNTSTTLGGTADNTFAYTWTPGQYLSSSQVANPVFNAGTAAVTGGAINYTVTATKNGCAFTDQVQVSVISNRITDQDETICGPAWVSHLDENNAPGATYTWSVVSGDGAVLQTRNGGKDAYLKSNSGVTRFRRTVTLNGVTCTADVLIQPCTGPGATCDFEILTLSEQGCPKVFGSTALRLGSSLGNPADYNFSWSPANLVDNASAQTVNITSTAQATITLTVTNKYDASIVCQKSIVINPPGWSLPVFPTQDKYTCPNVPVQIGNTPVAGFTYAWTPALGLSDPAIANPTATVANSQTFAVVVTETASGCKTKAEVVVNSSAPVANAGKDRAVCNGATVTLGTAAPAGTNWTYSWEPANTAWTNGTDANDAQPQVQFAFATPQSYILTVTDPLSGCVAKDTVVLSNTVATGEYAGAAVSTCQGAAVQLGRDAEPFAQYEWFMADGVTPATGLSCTTCATPTVTNPTATTTYTVKVSYPGCNTPLSDQVTVTVNPVNGLELVDKTVCPAGPIAIGYGAAGNPAAPAGATYAWAPATGLSATNVANPTATVTSEMTYTVTVTLSSGCVFTDQVKVSPSANAGSDAVLCPGESTVIGTPAVAGATYSWTGAGIVGAANVAQPTVKPTTTTTYTVSVTLNGCTTTDQVVVTVNTPADFAITGNTAICEGGVATLSLAGTAPANTTWQWSPLTGVSAPNSTSTTVAATSTQTYRLTQTNLTTGCSNYKEVVVVVNPNTIAATVDNVALCEGTSAALPLNVTSSGNYSYVWSPSVGLSNAFIANPTVTTGSPRTYTVTVTDNASQCQLVKQVNVAINAPEACFAPVTLTGNVFHDANALKDVTVNSTATDPSIPTGLYVTLVDSTGAAVKTVPVNADGTYDFGVTAPGDYSIVLHQTSTGSTTPSLPAGWVNTGENLGAGVGSDAGVNGILTGVTVAGENVTNANFGIQLPPVTTGGTEPTQPNPGGNTTVDLTSHFGLTDSDGTVASITFTEFPENVETITINGTTYVAPGTTPGAGQQVWPAGNLTVPATGLSVLVDPVDGDVSTSIPFFVTDNGGLESNVSTVTADFTTPVVSLSGNVFHDANALTDSTVNTTGSVTTIPSGLYVSLIDSTGAVVATVPVNADGSYDFGNVTPGTYSVVLHQTAAGSATPSLPTGWNNTGEHLGANAGSDGTVNGILPNIVVTTTDVTNANFGVQQPPLTTDENLPSSPNPGGTVTVDISNDFNFTDPDGTVESITFTQFPENVTTVTINGTTYVAPGTTPGAGQQVFPDSGVTVPVTGLQVLVDPIDGNPTVDVPFTVTDNGGLESNESSVTKPFTTPVVSLSGNVFHDANALTDSTVNTTGSVTTIPSGLYVSLIDSTGAVVATVPVNADGSYDFGNVQPDTYSVVLHQTAAGSATPSLPTGWNNTGEHLGANAGSDGTVNGILPNIVVTTTDVTNANFGVQQPPVTTDENLPSSPNPGGTVTVDISGDFNFSDPDGTVESITFTQFPENVTTVTINGTTYVAPGTTPGAGQQVFPDSGVTVPVTGLQVLVDPIDGNPTVDVPFTVTDNGGLESNESSVTKPFTTPVVSLSGNVFHDANALTDSTVNTTGSVTTIPSGLYVSLIDSTGAVVATVPVNADGSYDFGNVQPDTYSVVLHQTAAGSATPSLPTGWNNTGEHLGANAGSDGTVNGILPNIVVTTTDVTNANFGVQQPPLAEPKDYLIDQPTPDQVITLNGTHTSTGAGTTSPDQLTGTDPEDGTLNGSGKDRTVVITTLPDHGELYYNGTLVTAGQVIPNYDPALMTIKLTGTGYTSTTFEYAYLDEAGEQSPPAPYTIRWEKPLPVTLVSFTATARENTAELNWVTSEETNSDHFEIQRSTDGKAWKQVGIVEAQGDSKVKKSYTFADRKPEAGENLYRLKMVDLDGTFAFSAIRSVRFERKLESSIYPNPVNRELTLKVTSWKQVKAIRIDNLAGLQVYSSGPVDSGKLDVSKLDAGVYILRITHTDGSVHTHKFVHVK; translated from the coding sequence ATGGATCCCCAAGGCAATATCGTGGTTGTTTATAACACCACAGGTGCCAACGCTGCCACACCGGGCGCCTACCAGGAGACCTACGGCGGGGGGACCAATGACGGCGTCATTGCCAAATTCAACGACGGCTCGCTGCCGGATAACTTCGCAGTTTCAGCCACTACCCTGGCCCCCATGACGCAGACCGCCTGTGTCCTGGGCATTCCGGCGGTAATCGAAGGTAATGCGGTGGGTGTCACCTCGCCGGCAAGCTATACGGGAAAAGTCTTTTACCAATGGCAAAAAGCGGATAGCCCGAGCGGCCCGTGGCAGGACATGCCCGGAGAGGTTTTCAAAGACCTGCAACCGCTGGCCTCCCAGACGACGCTTTATTACCGTCGGCTGATCAAGGTCAATGCCGAACTTTGCTCGCAGGCGACAGTCGATAGCTCGCAGGTAGCCTCCGTGGTAATCAGCAGCAACGTTTCTCCCATTGCCAATGCCGACGGACCGCAATGGTACGTTTGCGGGCCCGGCGCCAACACCGTTACATTGAACGGCAGCGCCAGCGGCGGCTCGGGCTCGTACAGCTCCTACCAATGGTATTCGGGTTCTACAAGCACCGGCACTCCGGTCGCTTCGACGGCCTCGTTCACCACCCCGGCCATCACGCAGGCAACGACCTATACATTGAAAATCACCGATACAGCCGGTTGCGTGGACATCGATCAGGTGACCGTGGTCCCGGCCGTGGCAAATGCCGGTACGAGCCAGTCGATATGCCAGGGCAGCGGAGGAGTACAAATCGGCACGCCTCCTGTCGCGAGCCCTTCGGTAAGCTATGCATGGACGAGTATTTCGGGCGATCCGGTCAGCAGCCTGAGTTGCACCACCTGCGCACAGCCCGTGGCTAATCCGACTTCGGCAACCACCTATCGCCTGACTGTAACGGTCACCCAGAAAAGTGGTGCAACATGCAACACTACCAGCGACGTGACCGTGACCCCGGTGACAGCCCCCAATAACACGCTGGCCTTTGCAGGTGCGGATCAGACGATCTGTAAAAACACCTCCACTACCTTGGGCGGTACTGCCGATAATACTTTTGCGTATACTTGGACACCCGGACAATACCTCTCTTCTTCTCAGGTAGCCAATCCCGTTTTCAATGCAGGAACGGCTGCCGTCACGGGCGGAGCGATCAATTATACGGTTACCGCTACCAAGAATGGCTGTGCGTTCACAGACCAGGTGCAGGTTTCGGTGATCAGCAACCGTATTACCGACCAGGATGAAACCATTTGCGGTCCTGCCTGGGTTTCCCATCTCGATGAGAATAACGCCCCCGGTGCTACTTACACATGGAGCGTGGTGAGCGGGGACGGTGCTGTTCTGCAAACCCGCAATGGCGGTAAAGATGCCTATCTGAAAAGCAATAGCGGTGTTACGCGCTTCCGTCGCACGGTAACTTTGAATGGCGTTACGTGTACGGCCGATGTGCTGATTCAGCCTTGCACCGGACCGGGAGCGACTTGCGACTTCGAAATCCTGACTTTGTCGGAACAGGGATGTCCCAAAGTATTTGGCAGTACGGCATTGCGCCTGGGTAGTTCTCTAGGCAATCCCGCCGACTATAACTTCTCATGGAGCCCTGCCAACCTGGTCGACAATGCAAGTGCGCAGACGGTTAATATCACCTCTACGGCACAGGCTACGATCACTTTAACGGTGACCAACAAATACGATGCTTCGATCGTATGTCAGAAGTCGATTGTGATCAACCCTCCGGGCTGGTCACTGCCTGTATTCCCGACACAGGACAAATATACCTGTCCGAACGTGCCGGTACAGATCGGTAATACGCCGGTAGCCGGTTTCACGTACGCATGGACACCGGCGCTGGGCCTGAGCGATCCGGCCATCGCCAACCCGACAGCGACTGTTGCCAACAGCCAGACTTTCGCGGTGGTCGTTACCGAAACGGCCTCAGGTTGTAAGACCAAAGCAGAAGTTGTCGTGAACTCGTCCGCACCTGTTGCCAATGCGGGCAAGGACCGCGCGGTGTGTAACGGCGCAACGGTAACACTCGGTACTGCTGCACCCGCCGGCACCAACTGGACCTATTCGTGGGAACCGGCCAACACAGCCTGGACCAATGGCACCGATGCCAACGACGCGCAACCTCAGGTACAGTTTGCATTCGCAACACCTCAAAGCTATATCCTTACCGTAACCGACCCGCTTTCGGGCTGTGTGGCTAAGGATACCGTTGTACTCAGCAACACCGTCGCTACCGGCGAATACGCCGGCGCAGCGGTCAGCACCTGCCAGGGTGCCGCCGTGCAACTGGGCCGCGATGCGGAGCCATTTGCGCAATACGAATGGTTTATGGCTGACGGCGTGACACCAGCTACCGGGCTGAGCTGCACCACCTGCGCCACCCCGACCGTCACCAACCCGACCGCCACTACGACTTACACAGTGAAAGTGAGCTATCCGGGCTGTAATACCCCGTTGAGCGATCAGGTGACTGTTACTGTCAATCCGGTCAATGGCCTTGAACTGGTAGACAAGACTGTCTGTCCTGCGGGCCCGATCGCCATCGGTTACGGCGCTGCCGGCAACCCGGCCGCTCCTGCGGGCGCTACCTACGCATGGGCACCCGCAACCGGGCTGAGCGCGACCAACGTCGCCAACCCGACTGCCACCGTCACCAGCGAGATGACCTACACCGTCACAGTGACCCTGTCCAGCGGATGTGTTTTCACCGATCAGGTGAAAGTCAGCCCGTCGGCCAATGCAGGTTCTGATGCCGTGCTTTGCCCTGGTGAATCCACTGTCATCGGTACGCCGGCCGTCGCAGGCGCTACCTACTCGTGGACAGGAGCGGGCATCGTAGGCGCGGCCAACGTCGCCCAGCCGACCGTTAAGCCTACCACAACGACGACCTACACCGTTAGCGTGACCCTGAATGGCTGTACCACCACCGACCAGGTAGTGGTGACTGTCAACACGCCTGCCGATTTTGCGATCACCGGTAACACTGCCATTTGCGAAGGTGGCGTAGCGACGCTCTCACTGGCTGGCACCGCTCCTGCCAATACTACCTGGCAATGGAGCCCGTTGACTGGCGTTTCAGCGCCGAACAGCACCAGTACCACTGTTGCTGCGACGTCCACCCAGACTTACCGGCTGACGCAGACCAACCTGACAACCGGTTGCAGCAATTACAAGGAAGTGGTAGTGGTAGTTAATCCAAATACCATTGCCGCGACTGTGGACAATGTAGCACTTTGCGAAGGTACTTCGGCGGCATTGCCTTTGAATGTGACCTCTTCGGGTAACTACTCCTACGTGTGGAGTCCGTCGGTAGGTCTTTCCAATGCATTCATTGCCAATCCTACTGTAACGACCGGTTCGCCAAGAACCTATACCGTTACGGTAACAGACAATGCAAGCCAGTGCCAGTTGGTTAAACAGGTTAATGTGGCTATCAATGCGCCCGAGGCATGTTTTGCTCCGGTAACTTTGACCGGTAATGTATTCCACGATGCCAACGCATTGAAGGATGTGACTGTTAACAGCACGGCTACCGACCCGTCGATCCCGACCGGCCTTTATGTAACGCTGGTGGATTCGACCGGTGCGGCCGTAAAAACTGTCCCTGTCAATGCAGACGGCACTTACGATTTCGGGGTGACCGCTCCGGGTGATTACAGCATCGTATTGCACCAGACTTCTACCGGTTCTACCACACCGAGCCTTCCGGCGGGATGGGTGAACACCGGCGAGAACCTGGGCGCGGGTGTGGGTAGCGACGCGGGCGTGAATGGCATATTGACCGGCGTAACTGTCGCGGGGGAAAACGTGACCAATGCCAACTTCGGTATCCAGTTGCCTCCGGTAACCACCGGCGGTACAGAACCCACGCAACCGAATCCTGGTGGAAACACTACGGTGGATCTCACCTCGCATTTCGGATTGACTGATAGCGATGGAACAGTGGCGTCGATCACTTTTACGGAATTCCCTGAAAATGTCGAAACCATCACGATCAATGGCACTACCTATGTAGCGCCGGGCACTACACCGGGTGCCGGACAGCAGGTATGGCCGGCAGGAAACCTGACAGTCCCCGCAACGGGCCTGTCGGTGCTGGTTGACCCTGTAGATGGAGATGTTTCTACTTCGATTCCGTTCTTTGTGACCGACAACGGCGGCCTGGAAAGTAACGTCAGCACGGTAACCGCTGATTTCACCACGCCGGTTGTAAGCCTGTCGGGTAACGTCTTCCACGACGCCAATGCATTGACCGACAGCACCGTCAATACGACCGGTTCGGTAACCACCATTCCGTCGGGCTTGTATGTTTCGCTGATCGACAGCACAGGGGCAGTTGTTGCCACTGTTCCGGTCAATGCCGATGGCTCTTACGATTTCGGTAATGTAACACCAGGCACTTACAGCGTCGTGCTGCACCAGACAGCCGCCGGATCGGCGACGCCAAGCCTGCCAACCGGTTGGAATAACACCGGCGAGCACCTGGGCGCCAATGCCGGAAGCGATGGAACGGTGAATGGTATTCTGCCAAACATCGTGGTAACCACTACCGATGTGACCAATGCCAACTTCGGCGTGCAGCAGCCGCCGCTGACGACCGACGAGAACCTACCGTCTTCGCCAAACCCTGGTGGAACAGTGACTGTCGATATTTCAAACGATTTCAACTTCACTGATCCCGATGGCACCGTCGAATCCATCACATTTACCCAGTTCCCTGAGAATGTGACGACTGTAACGATCAACGGCACCACCTACGTCGCCCCGGGCACTACCCCGGGAGCCGGACAACAGGTGTTCCCCGACTCGGGCGTGACCGTGCCGGTAACAGGCTTGCAAGTGCTCGTCGACCCAATCGATGGCAATCCGACCGTAGACGTGCCATTCACTGTAACCGACAACGGCGGTTTGGAAAGTAACGAAAGCTCGGTGACCAAGCCGTTTACTACGCCGGTCGTGAGCTTGTCGGGTAACGTCTTCCATGATGCCAATGCATTGACCGACAGCACCGTCAATACAACCGGTTCGGTAACGACCATTCCGTCGGGCTTGTATGTTTCGCTGATCGACAGCACAGGGGCAGTCGTTGCCACTGTTCCGGTCAATGCCGATGGCTCTTACGATTTCGGTAATGTTCAGCCAGACACGTACAGCGTCGTACTGCACCAGACAGCAGCCGGATCGGCGACACCTAGCCTGCCAACCGGTTGGAATAATACCGGCGAGCATCTGGGCGCCAACGCAGGAAGCGACGGAACCGTCAATGGTATTTTGCCTAACATCGTGGTGACTACTACCGATGTGACCAATGCCAATTTCGGCGTGCAGCAGCCGCCGGTGACGACCGACGAGAACCTGCCTTCCTCGCCAAACCCTGGCGGAACTGTGACCGTGGATATTTCCGGGGATTTCAATTTCTCTGATCCGGACGGTACTGTCGAATCCATCACATTTACCCAGTTCCCTGAGAATGTGACGACTGTAACGATCAACGGGACAACCTACGTCGCCCCGGGCACTACCCCGGGAGCCGGACAGCAGGTGTTCCCCGACTCGGGCGTGACCGTGCCGGTAACAGGCTTGCAAGTGCTCGTCGACCCAATCGATGGCAATCCGACCGTAGACGTGCCATTCACTGTAACCGACAACGGCGGTTTGGAAAGTAACGAAAGCTCGGTGACCAAGCCGTTTACTACGCCGGTCGTGAGCTTGTCGGGTAACGTCTTCCATGATGCCAATGCATTGACCGACAGCACCGTCAATACAACCGGTTCGGTAACGACCATTCCGTCGGGCTTGTATGTTTCGCTGATCGACAGCACAGGGGCAGTCGTTGCCACTGTTCCGGTCAATGCCGATGGCTCTTACGATTTCGGTAATGTTCAGCCAGACACGTACAGCGTCGTGCTGCACCAGACAGCCGCCGGATCGGCGACACCTAGCCTGCCGACCGGTTGGAACAACACCGGCGAGCACCTGGGCGCCAATGCCGGAAGCGACGGAACGGTGAATGGTATTTTGCCAAATATCGTGGTAACCACTACCGATGTGACCAATGCCAACTTCGGCGTGCAGCAGCCGCCGCTGGCAGAGCCAAAGGATTACCTGATCGACCAGCCTACGCCAGACCAGGTCATCACCCTCAACGGTACGCACACGAGCACAGGTGCAGGCACGACTTCACCTGACCAGCTTACCGGCACCGACCCTGAGGATGGTACGCTGAACGGTTCGGGTAAAGACCGCACCGTGGTGATCACAACCCTGCCCGACCATGGCGAGTTGTATTACAATGGCACGCTGGTAACGGCCGGACAAGTAATCCCGAACTACGACCCGGCACTGATGACCATCAAGCTGACCGGCACCGGTTACACCAGCACTACTTTCGAGTACGCGTATTTGGATGAGGCTGGCGAGCAGTCGCCACCTGCCCCTTACACGATCCGCTGGGAGAAACCGCTTCCGGTAACGCTCGTGTCCTTCACGGCCACCGCGCGTGAAAATACAGCGGAATTGAACTGGGTAACCTCGGAAGAAACCAACTCGGATCACTTCGAAATCCAGCGCAGCACCGACGGCAAAGCATGGAAGCAGGTTGGTATCGTGGAAGCGCAAGGTGATAGCAAGGTGAAAAAATCCTACACTTTCGCCGATCGCAAGCCGGAAGCCGGTGAAAACCTGTACCGGTTGAAAATGGTGGACCTCGATGGTACGTTTGCTTTCAGCGCTATCCGGAGCGTCCGCTTCGAGCGCAAAC
- a CDS encoding SBBP repeat-containing protein — protein MPMARYTFPEQRRIPIWPRMPPQGQTKSGSTDAFLLKIDKTNGQRVWGRYFGGSNADYMHDIHIDRAGQTIYTVGQTKSASGISTPGTFIETVPAALETSAITVRSTFFASFDLSGTQKMGTYLTTSIAAMTIAISVTQDNAGNLNIMGQSNDAGAALATNCTYKPSPMGSTDVFVNQFTPPGTTRLGDLSGNDRG, from the coding sequence ATGCCGATGGCCAGGTATACGTTTCCGGAGCAACGACGAATACCGATCTGGCCGCGAATGCCCCCCCAAGGACAAACCAAGTCCGGATCCACGGATGCTTTTCTTCTGAAAATCGATAAAACGAATGGGCAACGGGTCTGGGGACGTTATTTTGGCGGTTCCAATGCAGATTACATGCATGACATCCACATCGACAGAGCAGGTCAGACTATCTACACGGTTGGTCAGACCAAGAGTGCTTCGGGAATCAGTACTCCCGGTACTTTTATCGAAACTGTGCCTGCTGCTCTTGAGACGTCGGCAATTACAGTGAGGAGCACCTTCTTTGCCAGCTTCGATCTAAGCGGTACCCAAAAAATGGGTACGTACCTGACCACTTCGATTGCAGCGATGACGATTGCTATCAGCGTAACGCAGGACAATGCGGGCAACCTGAATATCATGGGTCAGTCAAACGACGCGGGCGCCGCTCTGGCCACCAATTGTACCTACAAGCCCAGCCCGATGGGAAGCACGGATGTATTTGTGAACCAGTTTACCCCCCCAGGGACAACGCGTTTGGGGGACTTATCTGGGAACGACAGGGGTTGA
- a CDS encoding SBBP repeat-containing protein has protein sequence MQKRFLLFLALWGWTTYAATAQAPAVPPPPQRPAEQVSKDKMSQWLKDAAGAGFTENRGQLVNQAGKPNKAVKYLLSMPGLKVQLRQTGFSYDTYTTKNKFHRVDIELLGANPAAAMTTGPAVSEPVNVVNGNGEFYGIHKFQTVTYRDVYPGIDLEFVARKGTDKPVEYNFIVRPGADASQIRLKYKGANQTVLKNGRVVMALNHGALNEHIPASWIDQTGQKVSVRYKATGADVYAFHVPSYDRTKTLVIDPTPQLEWATYYGGTAVDQIAAVATDASGNIYVTGNTASSFGIATAGAYDGSYGGGVTGTTPNEDAFLAKFNSAGQRIWATYYGGAGRDLASALAVHGNVLYIGGTTTSTGMATAGAHQTAQTAANQNTGFLARFDATTGQRTWGSYFGGSMPFFPSRIVVDNQNNFYAYGSIITGTQTPTGVDIATPGTFRPNLPATIVINQIQSALVKFNDAGVRQWGTYVDFSQVFAGPPLTSTISYLGAMDLDADGQVYVSGATTNTDLAANAPPRTNQVRIHGCFSSENR, from the coding sequence ATGCAAAAACGATTTCTACTGTTTCTGGCCTTATGGGGCTGGACAACTTATGCGGCGACGGCCCAGGCCCCCGCAGTACCCCCGCCTCCCCAGCGACCCGCTGAACAGGTGAGCAAAGACAAGATGTCGCAATGGCTGAAAGATGCCGCAGGCGCGGGCTTTACCGAAAACAGGGGACAGCTCGTTAACCAGGCAGGTAAGCCCAACAAGGCTGTGAAATACCTGTTGAGCATGCCCGGACTCAAAGTCCAATTGCGTCAGACGGGTTTCAGTTACGACACCTACACGACGAAAAACAAGTTCCACCGTGTCGATATCGAGCTGCTCGGGGCTAACCCGGCGGCGGCGATGACCACCGGTCCGGCCGTTTCCGAGCCGGTGAACGTGGTCAACGGGAACGGAGAATTCTATGGCATCCACAAGTTTCAGACTGTGACCTACCGTGACGTGTATCCCGGCATCGACCTCGAATTCGTCGCGCGCAAAGGCACCGACAAGCCGGTTGAATACAACTTCATTGTACGTCCCGGCGCCGATGCATCGCAAATTAGGCTCAAATACAAGGGCGCCAACCAGACTGTCCTTAAGAATGGCCGCGTCGTGATGGCCCTCAACCATGGAGCACTTAACGAACACATTCCGGCCAGCTGGATTGACCAAACAGGTCAAAAAGTAAGTGTTCGGTACAAAGCCACGGGAGCCGATGTTTATGCCTTCCATGTCCCGTCTTATGACAGAACCAAAACGCTGGTCATCGACCCTACCCCGCAACTGGAATGGGCAACCTATTACGGTGGAACAGCCGTGGACCAGATCGCGGCTGTGGCAACGGATGCCAGCGGCAACATTTACGTAACTGGTAATACGGCCAGTAGTTTCGGTATTGCCACTGCCGGAGCCTACGACGGAAGTTATGGCGGCGGCGTAACGGGAACAACTCCGAACGAAGACGCGTTTCTGGCCAAATTCAACAGCGCGGGGCAGCGTATCTGGGCCACTTATTACGGAGGAGCGGGAAGGGATCTAGCTTCCGCTCTTGCCGTCCATGGCAATGTGCTGTACATCGGTGGTACGACTACCAGCACCGGTATGGCAACCGCCGGCGCGCATCAGACCGCCCAGACTGCGGCGAACCAGAACACCGGCTTTCTGGCCCGGTTCGACGCAACCACGGGCCAGCGCACGTGGGGAAGCTATTTCGGGGGAAGTATGCCGTTTTTTCCTTCCCGGATCGTTGTCGACAACCAGAACAATTTTTATGCGTATGGAAGCATTATTACCGGCACTCAAACGCCAACCGGCGTCGATATCGCCACGCCGGGAACGTTCCGACCTAACCTACCCGCTACCATCGTTATCAACCAGATCCAGTCGGCACTGGTCAAATTCAATGATGCAGGGGTAAGGCAATGGGGTACCTACGTTGATTTCAGTCAAGTTTTTGCAGGACCTCCGCTAACTTCCACCATTTCCTATCTCGGCGCCATGGACCTCGATGCCGATGGCCAGGTATACGTTTCCGGAGCAACGACGAATACCGATCTGGCCGCGAATGCCCCCCCAAGGACAAACCAAGTCCGGATCCACGGATGCTTTTCTTCTGAAAATCGATAA
- a CDS encoding response regulator transcription factor, whose amino-acid sequence MTISVVTDNPLFSIAIRAIIESQYPESPIVVTDTVRKAIELSGTSKFQVMILDIGASDAKDTILIEDFKTINPQAAILVNLGDQTQFMYKFIRAGVTALFSNKSLPEEISEGLRHAENNTRYISSDVQQQLLFHIVDKPINRTLTKREEFMADLLLANKSHQQVANITGTTSKSVGYYKRRIFRKLEVDNLVDLAVKLNKVLVNKESGN is encoded by the coding sequence ATGACGATATCAGTCGTTACAGATAATCCCCTGTTTTCAATCGCAATACGCGCAATTATCGAAAGTCAGTATCCCGAAAGTCCCATCGTCGTAACGGATACCGTCCGAAAAGCCATCGAGTTGTCCGGGACTTCAAAATTTCAGGTAATGATTCTGGATATAGGTGCCTCCGACGCCAAGGATACGATCTTGATAGAGGATTTCAAAACGATAAACCCACAGGCGGCAATCCTGGTCAATCTCGGCGACCAGACCCAGTTTATGTACAAATTTATCCGGGCGGGCGTAACGGCGTTGTTTTCGAACAAGTCCTTGCCCGAAGAGATCAGCGAGGGCCTCCGGCACGCCGAAAATAATACCAGGTACATCAGCTCCGATGTCCAGCAACAGCTGCTGTTTCATATCGTCGATAAGCCCATTAACCGGACGCTGACGAAAAGGGAAGAGTTTATGGCTGATTTACTGCTGGCCAATAAGTCGCATCAACAGGTCGCCAACATTACCGGCACCACCTCCAAAAGTGTGGGATACTACAAACGCAGAATCTTCCGGAAGTTGGAGGTAGACAACTTAGTCGACCTCGCCGTCAAACTCAACAAGGTGCTGGTCAACAAGGAAAGCGGCAACTAA
- a CDS encoding response regulator transcription factor, translating into MYHILIIDDHPMVSIGIQAIVKTVVENSTITFGYTFQEGLDALARKHVDLMILDLAIPGTRGPEMISVYRDAQPDLKILVFSGRDELRNAPVYLDRGANGFLHKNSFDSEAARAIRTVLENKKYISPKLKEAMLSNLIEGKPMPSDPAAQLTPREREVLGLLLTGKWLKSIADELNVKISTVGTQKNRIFKKLKVDNIVDLAKKFWYLEESTADHL; encoded by the coding sequence ATGTATCACATCCTCATTATCGACGACCATCCCATGGTATCCATCGGGATACAAGCCATCGTAAAGACAGTAGTCGAGAATTCCACAATTACTTTCGGGTACACGTTTCAGGAAGGACTCGATGCCCTTGCCCGAAAGCATGTGGACCTTATGATCCTGGACCTTGCCATTCCGGGGACCCGCGGGCCGGAGATGATCAGCGTGTACAGGGATGCGCAGCCGGATTTGAAGATTCTGGTATTTTCGGGCAGGGATGAATTGAGGAATGCCCCCGTTTACCTCGACAGGGGCGCCAACGGTTTCCTGCATAAAAACAGCTTCGATTCGGAAGCGGCGAGGGCGATCCGAACGGTGCTGGAAAATAAAAAGTATATCAGTCCGAAGCTAAAAGAGGCTATGCTCAGCAACCTGATCGAGGGAAAGCCGATGCCGTCGGACCCGGCCGCTCAGCTCACTCCGCGCGAACGGGAGGTCCTCGGGTTGCTGCTCACGGGCAAATGGCTCAAATCGATCGCCGACGAGCTGAATGTCAAGATTTCTACGGTGGGAACGCAAAAGAACCGGATTTTCAAGAAACTGAAAGTCGATAACATCGTAGATCTCGCCAAAAAATTCTGGTACCTGGAAGAAAGTACCGCGGATCATCTATGA